A DNA window from Sulfitobacter noctilucicola contains the following coding sequences:
- a CDS encoding ABC transporter permease subunit: protein MRLSRVALILVPYLWLLVLFFAPFLIVLKISLSDAALAIPPYTPTFKDGIAALISELDFENFIFLTEDDLYWKAYLSSFRIALVSTLLTLLVGYPIAYGMAKAPDEWRATLMMLVILPFWTSFLIRVYAWMGILSNEGLLNQLLIWLGLISEPLTILNTTAAVYIGIVYTYLPFMILPIYAALDRLDTSLNEAAEDLGCTRTQAFWLVTIPLSKNGIVAGSFLVFIPALGEFVIPSLLGGSGTLMIGKVLWEEFFNNRDWPVASAVAVILLLILIIPIVLFQRNQQKQQEAEE, encoded by the coding sequence ATGAGACTGAGCCGTGTCGCCCTAATTCTTGTTCCGTATCTTTGGCTTCTGGTGCTGTTTTTTGCACCGTTCCTTATTGTTCTCAAAATCTCGCTCTCGGACGCGGCGCTTGCCATTCCGCCCTATACGCCAACCTTCAAGGACGGCATTGCGGCTCTCATCAGCGAGCTTGATTTCGAGAATTTCATCTTTCTGACCGAAGATGATCTCTATTGGAAAGCTTATCTGTCTTCGTTCCGCATTGCGCTGGTATCGACGCTGCTGACGCTCTTGGTGGGCTACCCGATCGCATACGGAATGGCCAAAGCACCGGACGAATGGCGTGCCACGCTGATGATGCTGGTGATCCTGCCGTTCTGGACCTCCTTTCTGATCCGGGTCTACGCATGGATGGGTATTCTCAGCAATGAGGGGTTGTTGAACCAACTTCTGATTTGGCTTGGCCTGATCTCGGAACCGCTCACCATCCTCAACACCACGGCGGCCGTTTACATCGGTATCGTCTACACCTATCTGCCCTTCATGATCCTGCCGATCTACGCCGCCCTCGACCGGCTCGATACATCGCTGAATGAAGCTGCAGAAGATCTTGGGTGTACCCGTACACAAGCCTTCTGGCTGGTAACCATCCCGCTGTCGAAGAACGGCATTGTCGCCGGATCATTCCTGGTCTTTATCCCCGCGCTGGGCGAATTCGTGATCCCATCACTCCTGGGCGGGTCCGGCACCTTGATGATCGGTAAAGTGCTTTGGGAAGAGTTCTTTAATAACCGCGACTGGCCTGTGGCCTCTGCGGTGGCGGTTATTCTGCTGTTGATCCTGATCATTCCGATCGTGCTGTTCCAGCGTAACCAGCAAAAGCAGCAGGAGGCCGAAGAATGA
- a CDS encoding ABC transporter permease: protein MRRMSWFNVTSLTLGFAFLYLPMLVLIIYSFNASKLVTVWAGFSTKWYGTLFQNEAFLDAAWVTIKVAVVSSTLATVLGTMAAYVLVRGGRFMGRTLFSGMIYAPLVMPEVITGLSLLLLFIGIGLDRGVLTIVLAHTTFSMCYVSVVVSSRLVSFDRSLEEAALDLGSTPWEAFRLVTLPIIAPAVISGWLLAFTLSLDDLVIASFTSGPSATTLPIKIFSAVRLGVSPEINALSTIMILIVTIGVVTASLVTKRNAVRAQKDARKAERAEA from the coding sequence ATGAGACGTATGTCATGGTTCAACGTCACGTCCCTGACGCTTGGCTTTGCCTTCCTCTACCTGCCAATGCTGGTTCTCATCATCTACAGCTTTAACGCGTCGAAACTTGTCACAGTCTGGGCGGGTTTTTCAACGAAGTGGTACGGCACTTTGTTTCAGAACGAGGCGTTCCTTGATGCGGCTTGGGTCACAATCAAGGTCGCGGTGGTTTCATCAACTTTGGCAACGGTGCTTGGGACGATGGCGGCCTATGTGCTGGTCCGCGGCGGGCGTTTCATGGGCCGCACGTTGTTCTCCGGCATGATTTACGCCCCGTTGGTTATGCCTGAAGTGATCACTGGACTATCGCTTCTTCTGCTCTTTATCGGGATCGGGCTTGATCGCGGTGTGCTGACAATCGTTTTGGCCCATACGACATTCTCGATGTGCTACGTGTCAGTTGTCGTTTCGTCTAGACTGGTCAGTTTCGACCGGTCTCTCGAAGAAGCAGCGCTTGATCTTGGCTCCACTCCTTGGGAGGCATTCCGGCTTGTGACGTTGCCGATCATCGCCCCTGCCGTCATTTCTGGCTGGTTGCTCGCCTTCACGCTCAGCCTCGATGATCTGGTGATTGCCTCCTTCACCTCCGGTCCCTCTGCCACCACCCTCCCGATCAAGATATTCTCGGCGGTGCGGTTGGGCGTCTCACCTGAGATTAATGCTTTATCTACCATCATGATCCTTATCGTGACGATCGGTGTTGTGACGGCATCACTTGTGACGAAACGAAATGCTGTACGTGCCCAGAAAGATGCCCGGAAAGCCGAGCGTGCGGAGGCATAA
- a CDS encoding NAD(P)/FAD-dependent oxidoreductase, which yields MRHIYPDFAYSDAPRVGCWWDETCEIPDRHALDGDHSCDVAIIGGGFTGISAALHLAEAGVSVSVLEGRRIGWGASGRNGGFCCLGGGMLGNDALEQAFGRVGRDEWRQSEVASIRLVESLLERFGLDVDRHSEGETQMAHRAKDYEAMASEVAFYKDTYGLDARLTPKAQLATEGLNAGFHGAITVPIGFGLNPRKYIKGLVAAAEDAGADVFERTLVTEIERRNGGFDLRTAQGSIRAKRVIVATNGYSAEDMPDWLAGRYMPTQSTVIVTRPMSQSELGAQGWTSVQAAYDTRHLLHYFRLMPDNRMLFGVRGGLLATPGSEERAVRRARADFDRMFPEWRQVQTPYSWSGMVCIARDRMPFVGEVPGEPGMYASLCYHGNGVAMASYCGAILADLLQDQAPNRIYPRAVQRPLAKFELGRLRRAVMPIAYAGFALSDR from the coding sequence ATGCGTCACATCTATCCTGACTTCGCTTATTCTGACGCGCCGCGCGTGGGATGCTGGTGGGATGAAACCTGCGAAATACCGGACCGGCACGCACTAGACGGCGATCATAGCTGTGACGTCGCCATCATCGGAGGTGGCTTTACAGGTATATCTGCAGCCTTGCATCTGGCCGAAGCTGGTGTCTCTGTCAGTGTTCTTGAAGGTCGTCGGATCGGCTGGGGGGCGTCAGGCCGCAATGGCGGATTTTGTTGCTTAGGCGGAGGAATGCTTGGCAACGATGCACTTGAACAAGCTTTTGGCCGTGTGGGGCGCGATGAATGGCGACAAAGCGAAGTTGCGTCGATCCGTCTGGTTGAAAGCCTGTTGGAACGTTTTGGCTTGGATGTGGATCGCCATTCAGAGGGCGAAACCCAAATGGCGCACCGAGCCAAAGACTATGAAGCCATGGCCAGCGAAGTGGCGTTCTATAAAGATACCTATGGGCTTGATGCCCGTCTGACGCCCAAAGCACAGCTTGCCACCGAAGGGCTCAATGCGGGCTTTCACGGCGCGATCACCGTACCCATCGGCTTTGGATTGAACCCGCGTAAATACATCAAAGGTCTCGTTGCTGCGGCTGAGGATGCCGGAGCAGATGTGTTTGAACGAACCTTGGTTACGGAAATAGAACGCCGTAATGGCGGGTTTGACCTGCGGACAGCGCAGGGTTCCATTCGTGCCAAACGCGTTATCGTCGCAACGAATGGCTACTCTGCTGAAGACATGCCGGACTGGCTCGCGGGCCGATATATGCCCACCCAATCCACCGTGATTGTGACGCGCCCAATGAGCCAGTCAGAATTGGGTGCCCAAGGTTGGACGAGTGTCCAAGCCGCATACGACACGCGCCATCTTCTACATTACTTCCGCCTTATGCCCGATAACCGGATGCTTTTCGGCGTACGCGGCGGGCTTTTGGCGACGCCCGGTTCGGAAGAGCGCGCCGTTCGCAGGGCGCGGGCGGATTTTGATAGAATGTTCCCTGAATGGCGACAGGTGCAGACGCCGTACAGCTGGTCGGGAATGGTCTGCATTGCGCGCGACCGGATGCCATTTGTCGGCGAAGTTCCTGGTGAACCCGGAATGTACGCTAGCCTGTGCTACCATGGGAATGGCGTCGCTATGGCAAGCTATTGTGGGGCGATTCTGGCCGACCTTTTGCAGGATCAGGCTCCGAACAGAATTTATCCGCGAGCGGTTCAACGACCACTTGCCAAGTTCGAACTGGGCCGGTTGCGGCGCGCAGTCATGCCGATCGCTTATGCGGGTTTTGCATTGTCGGACCGCTGA
- a CDS encoding flagellar hook capping FlgD N-terminal domain-containing protein, which produces MEISPATAAATVSAASPQSNAPTQDASVLSSDFETFLKMLTAQARYQDPLEPIDSSEYAAQLAQFSMVEQQVLANDFLSSLSSQLAAGNLGQMANWIGMETRTTAPVLFDGSPIEISPNPAAVSDKVFLIVRDGTGQEVQRLRIPVSAEPISWAGVSSDGRPLDKGLFSFDVESWANGEIVLSEPAETYGRIVETRLQDGETVLILEGGSGLLATDVTGLREPASGI; this is translated from the coding sequence ATGGAAATCAGTCCCGCTACCGCAGCAGCAACTGTATCGGCAGCCAGCCCGCAAAGTAACGCACCTACGCAGGATGCTTCTGTCCTGTCTTCGGATTTTGAGACATTTCTTAAAATGCTTACTGCGCAGGCAAGATACCAAGATCCGCTGGAGCCGATTGATTCATCTGAATACGCAGCCCAGCTTGCTCAGTTTTCGATGGTGGAGCAGCAAGTGTTGGCGAACGATTTTCTAAGCTCTCTGTCTTCCCAACTGGCGGCAGGAAATCTGGGTCAGATGGCAAATTGGATCGGCATGGAAACGCGTACGACTGCTCCTGTTCTTTTTGACGGGTCTCCGATTGAGATATCGCCGAATCCAGCAGCCGTCTCGGACAAAGTCTTTCTTATCGTTCGTGATGGCACCGGCCAGGAAGTGCAGCGTTTGCGGATACCCGTTTCCGCAGAACCCATAAGCTGGGCTGGGGTCTCAAGTGATGGCAGGCCCCTAGACAAGGGCCTTTTCAGCTTTGATGTCGAGAGTTGGGCGAATGGCGAAATCGTACTCTCAGAGCCGGCAGAAACATACGGACGCATTGTAGAAACACGGTTGCAGGATGGGGAAACGGTGCTGATCCTTGAAGGCGGTTCTGGTCTACTGGCTACCGATGTTACAGGCCTGCGCGAACCAGCGAGCGGTATTTAG
- a CDS encoding flagellar hook-length control protein FliK codes for MQANPLLTLSNSKGADLQTSRQKMTIPGAPLQGDNSKEMVTDPLPFGSVLAQLNEVSKEPLPAAANSEAVIEIYSDADEKTPDQALSENNGPVRQKRAPADAAVQTSTITEPIQPIETADEGPSPASLEISKPAESAKEFVNDRPRPALNHTSDHKVADRRRSDEAPPHPKSQNGHTNLETAASIAKPPPEARHPFNSEQTEPTNSSVTPENREMSTVEKAARAVSVDGELKRQPVSDHPPKAGMEKPPSQIGQGANGVFLRGSKIEFYPQVTDKQEGRREPINLDAGVQSSTASPTVALSVKKADITLANTPVQSLPNVHPPSRKTPEKTISESTHALPDQQTKLTYSGFSQARSGHSAILSKQTTPQVMSPSFALRDAGGSLETDAFSLRTEAVQQQATLQTQFSPTRMDLPHHIARQIADVMQHMPSRPIEISLSPEELGRVRLAMTSSETGIMVNVLTERPETLDMMRRHISSLEAAFEEIGYRDISFSFSGGGGADNETADQASPKATQKLSLDADVSHPPDHITVSTGVTSGLDIRL; via the coding sequence ATGCAGGCCAATCCACTTCTGACTTTATCGAATTCAAAGGGTGCCGATCTTCAAACGTCCCGGCAAAAAATGACGATACCAGGAGCGCCTCTACAGGGGGACAACTCAAAAGAGATGGTGACTGATCCGCTTCCATTCGGCAGCGTTCTGGCGCAACTGAATGAGGTTTCGAAAGAGCCTCTGCCTGCCGCCGCCAATTCTGAAGCGGTAATTGAGATATACTCTGATGCTGATGAAAAAACTCCGGATCAAGCATTGTCCGAGAATAATGGACCAGTCCGTCAAAAACGCGCACCGGCAGATGCTGCGGTGCAGACCTCGACGATTACCGAGCCAATCCAACCGATTGAAACAGCAGATGAAGGTCCATCACCAGCCTCACTGGAGATTTCGAAACCAGCTGAAAGCGCTAAGGAGTTCGTAAATGACAGGCCGAGGCCAGCGTTAAATCACACTAGCGATCACAAGGTTGCGGACAGGAGGCGGAGCGATGAGGCCCCGCCACATCCCAAAAGCCAGAATGGCCATACAAATCTTGAAACCGCTGCCAGCATCGCAAAACCGCCTCCCGAAGCACGGCATCCTTTCAACAGTGAACAGACCGAGCCGACAAATTCCTCTGTCACGCCAGAGAATAGAGAGATGTCAACAGTAGAAAAAGCCGCCCGTGCCGTCTCCGTTGATGGAGAGTTAAAGCGCCAGCCAGTTTCGGACCATCCGCCAAAAGCGGGGATGGAAAAACCGCCATCCCAAATCGGGCAGGGCGCCAACGGCGTGTTCCTCCGCGGAAGCAAAATTGAGTTCTATCCGCAAGTGACCGATAAGCAAGAAGGACGACGTGAACCAATAAATCTAGATGCGGGGGTGCAAAGCAGCACGGCAAGTCCAACAGTGGCGCTTTCGGTCAAGAAAGCGGATATCACACTGGCAAATACGCCCGTGCAATCCCTGCCGAACGTACATCCCCCCTCGCGAAAGACGCCTGAAAAGACCATCTCTGAATCGACGCACGCTCTGCCGGACCAGCAAACGAAACTGACTTACAGTGGATTTTCTCAAGCGCGTTCTGGCCACAGCGCAATCTTGTCCAAGCAAACAACCCCTCAGGTGATGTCCCCTTCGTTTGCGCTTCGGGATGCCGGAGGGTCATTGGAAACCGATGCCTTTTCTCTAAGGACAGAAGCCGTGCAGCAACAGGCAACGCTGCAAACTCAATTCAGTCCGACCCGCATGGATTTGCCCCATCATATCGCCCGTCAAATCGCCGACGTTATGCAGCATATGCCAAGCAGGCCCATTGAAATTTCGCTTAGTCCCGAAGAATTGGGTCGTGTGCGCCTTGCCATGACATCGTCAGAGACCGGAATTATGGTCAACGTCCTGACCGAGCGACCTGAGACGCTCGACATGATGCGTCGGCATATTTCTTCGCTTGAAGCTGCGTTTGAGGAAATTGGTTATAGGGATATCTCCTTCTCTTTCAGCGGCGGTGGTGGTGCTGATAACGAAACAGCAGATCAAGCATCACCAAAAGCCACACAAAAGCTGTCGTTAGACGCGGACGTTTCTCATCCACCGGACCATATCACAGTCTCTACCGGAGTAACGTCCGGTCTCGATATTCGGCTTTGA
- a CDS encoding rod-binding protein, with protein sequence MTQIQPIGSSLSLPKNESALREAAQQLEASFLAEMLKSAGLGTSRESFGGGAGEDQFASFLVKEHALAMVRAGGIGLSESIYEALKEKDNVGR encoded by the coding sequence ATGACCCAGATCCAGCCCATCGGCAGCAGTCTATCGCTTCCGAAGAATGAGAGCGCTTTGCGGGAGGCCGCTCAACAACTCGAAGCCAGCTTTCTAGCGGAAATGCTCAAATCTGCAGGACTTGGAACATCGAGAGAAAGCTTCGGCGGCGGGGCCGGAGAGGACCAGTTTGCTTCTTTTTTGGTGAAAGAACATGCGCTGGCGATGGTACGCGCAGGCGGTATCGGGTTGAGCGAATCGATATATGAAGCGTTAAAGGAGAAAGACAATGTCGGCCGGTAG
- a CDS encoding flagellar hook protein FlgE, with translation MTISSSLNAGVAGLQANATRLASISDNIANSSTFGYKRVETDFHSIVIASRGGTYSAGGVRAVTERLIDQRGSLVSTNNATDLAVRGRGFLPVAQASEVQVANGDTPMYLTTTGSFRTDSEGYLRSNSGLVLLGWPAQPDGTIPSYPRDTADGLEPVQINVNQFSGEPTTRMTLGVNLPATETDAGSVGDPSELSVEYYDNLGTSENINITFTPTVPATGSSNTWTLTMTDSVDPAVTIGEYTLEFADDRTAGGTLLSVTSAGPGGTYDPATGTLIVDVAGGPIEIDIGQIGESDGITQLSDNFAPISISKDGSPVGNMTNIEVDPNGYVFAYFDTGITRVIYQVPLVDLPNPNGMVALDQQTYQPSVDSGSFFLWDASDGPTGDILSFALEESTTDVAGELTSMIQTQRAYSSNAKVIQTVELSLALETDLPVEISFCVPARFELIDLRVCSATIALLFVRMLDMKLFL, from the coding sequence ATGACTATTTCTTCTTCGCTCAATGCCGGGGTGGCAGGCCTGCAGGCGAACGCAACGCGGCTTGCCTCTATCTCTGACAATATCGCGAACTCATCTACTTTCGGATACAAACGGGTCGAGACTGACTTTCATTCAATCGTGATTGCATCGCGCGGCGGCACCTATTCTGCGGGCGGCGTGCGCGCTGTTACGGAACGGCTGATCGACCAACGCGGATCCCTCGTGTCCACCAACAACGCCACAGACCTCGCCGTGCGTGGCCGTGGTTTTTTGCCGGTGGCGCAAGCATCTGAGGTGCAGGTCGCCAATGGTGATACGCCAATGTACCTCACGACGACCGGTTCATTCCGCACAGATTCAGAAGGATATTTGCGGTCAAATTCCGGTCTAGTTCTGTTGGGGTGGCCTGCGCAACCGGACGGGACGATCCCAAGCTACCCTCGCGACACTGCCGACGGTCTGGAACCTGTCCAGATCAATGTGAACCAGTTCTCGGGTGAACCGACAACGCGGATGACGCTGGGCGTCAATCTTCCGGCAACAGAAACTGACGCCGGTTCTGTAGGGGACCCTTCAGAGCTCTCCGTAGAGTACTACGACAATCTTGGTACGTCCGAGAATATCAACATCACTTTCACACCGACAGTGCCTGCCACCGGATCATCAAATACCTGGACGCTGACCATGACAGATTCGGTCGATCCGGCGGTGACCATTGGGGAGTATACGTTGGAGTTTGCCGATGACCGAACGGCCGGGGGGACCTTGCTCTCCGTCACTTCTGCTGGTCCGGGCGGCACATATGATCCCGCGACGGGAACCCTGATCGTGGATGTCGCTGGTGGGCCGATTGAAATTGATATCGGGCAGATCGGAGAAAGCGACGGCATCACGCAACTCTCCGATAACTTCGCACCAATCTCAATCTCCAAAGACGGATCGCCCGTGGGGAACATGACCAATATCGAAGTCGACCCCAACGGGTATGTTTTTGCCTATTTCGACACCGGGATCACCCGGGTCATCTATCAGGTGCCACTGGTTGATCTGCCCAATCCGAACGGCATGGTCGCACTGGATCAACAGACCTACCAACCTTCTGTGGATAGCGGATCATTCTTTCTGTGGGACGCAAGTGATGGTCCGACAGGCGATATCCTGTCCTTCGCGCTTGAGGAGTCGACAACTGATGTCGCGGGGGAGCTGACATCAATGATCCAGACCCAGCGCGCCTATAGTTCAAACGCAAAGGTGATTCAGACAGTCGAGTTATCCTTGGCGCTAGAGACGGATTTACCGGTTGAGATTTCGTTCTGCGTCCCGGCGAGGTTCGAGTTGATAGACTTGAGAGTTTGCAGTGCGACCATTGCACTGTTGTTTGTAAGAATGCTCGACATGAAGCTGTTCCTTTAG
- a CDS encoding OmpA/MotB family protein, giving the protein MGAQANAAPVIIKRKKVVGGGGHHGGAWKVAYADFVTAMMAFFMLMWLLNATTEQQRKGLADYFTPTIPINRISGGGDGAFGGDSIFSEMTLPQNGTGGTETRTAQEQNARGDTGAETTVVARETDELRAIEEALVGRGGETQVMENLMRHIVTRITDEGLVIELFELEQVPLFEEGTDTPTQLLKDLVTVISSTAKAVSNDIAVGGHVAASPIVIAQSPAWEMSERRATRIRLMLGESEISAKRVMRVTGHADREPVLSNTMAKRNNRVEIILLRDTSRD; this is encoded by the coding sequence ATGGGTGCGCAAGCGAACGCAGCGCCAGTCATCATCAAACGTAAAAAGGTCGTTGGCGGCGGAGGGCATCATGGCGGTGCCTGGAAAGTCGCATACGCGGATTTCGTAACCGCGATGATGGCCTTTTTCATGTTGATGTGGCTGCTGAATGCAACAACTGAACAACAACGCAAGGGTCTTGCGGATTACTTTACGCCAACGATTCCGATCAACCGGATATCAGGGGGCGGTGACGGTGCCTTTGGCGGCGACAGCATCTTTTCCGAAATGACGTTGCCTCAAAACGGCACCGGAGGCACTGAAACGCGCACTGCGCAAGAACAGAACGCCCGGGGCGATACCGGTGCCGAAACGACTGTTGTTGCTCGCGAAACGGATGAGCTGCGTGCAATAGAAGAAGCTCTTGTAGGACGTGGTGGTGAAACTCAGGTGATGGAAAACCTGATGCGTCACATCGTGACACGGATCACCGACGAAGGTCTGGTGATCGAGCTTTTCGAACTAGAACAGGTTCCGCTGTTTGAGGAAGGCACCGATACACCGACGCAATTGCTGAAAGATCTGGTTACGGTCATTTCCTCTACAGCCAAGGCTGTTTCGAACGATATCGCTGTTGGGGGGCATGTGGCAGCCAGTCCGATCGTGATTGCGCAAAGCCCGGCATGGGAAATGTCTGAAAGACGGGCCACACGCATTCGGTTGATGCTTGGAGAGTCGGAGATTTCCGCAAAGCGGGTCATGAGAGTGACAGGTCACGCAGACCGCGAACCGGTGCTATCGAACACAATGGCCAAGCGGAACAACCGTGTTGAAATTATCCTGTTGCGGGACACATCGCGGGACTGA
- a CDS encoding CynX/NimT family MFS transporter, which translates to MSAQSMDTDSGYAWCRLGITMLVAIVANAGMWAIVVIMPAVQAEFGVSRAEASLPYTLNMIGFALGNFAIGRALDRFGVTVSLILAALGILAGLGLAILSQSIAVLSFAQLIIGFASAVGFGPLIADISHWFVRRRGIAVALVASGNYLSGAIWPMVLAGVLENDGWRATYGLLALVTALTVTPLALLLRRQVSVQTRNLAQAVSVQNASSSGLSHRTLAYVLGFAGIACCVAMSMPQVHIVALCVDMGFGPAVGAEMLSLMLLGGVGSRILSGLLADRLGGVRTLLIGSTLQGIALFLYLPAGGLVSLYIVSLVFGLSQGGIVPSYALIVREYMPAREAGARVGFVLMATIMGMALGGWVSGQIYDWTGSYQWAFINGIVWNGFNIAIMVWLLLRSRPRSPGLTSSGPAPRPA; encoded by the coding sequence ATGTCAGCACAATCAATGGACACAGACAGCGGTTATGCTTGGTGCCGTTTGGGCATCACCATGCTGGTGGCGATTGTCGCCAATGCAGGCATGTGGGCTATCGTGGTCATCATGCCCGCAGTGCAGGCAGAATTCGGCGTCAGCCGCGCGGAGGCATCACTACCCTACACATTGAACATGATCGGGTTTGCGCTGGGCAACTTTGCAATAGGGCGCGCGCTTGACCGGTTCGGAGTGACAGTCTCGCTGATATTGGCGGCACTTGGAATACTGGCGGGCTTGGGGCTCGCCATTCTATCACAGTCTATTGCCGTGCTTTCGTTTGCCCAACTGATTATCGGCTTTGCTTCTGCCGTGGGCTTTGGTCCTTTGATCGCGGATATCTCTCATTGGTTTGTGCGGCGCAGAGGGATCGCAGTCGCCTTGGTGGCGAGCGGTAATTACCTGTCCGGCGCGATCTGGCCGATGGTCTTGGCTGGTGTGTTGGAAAACGACGGGTGGCGGGCGACGTATGGGCTGCTCGCCCTTGTAACGGCCCTCACAGTCACGCCCCTCGCGCTTCTTTTGCGCAGGCAGGTCAGCGTGCAGACAAGAAATCTGGCGCAGGCCGTTTCGGTACAGAACGCCAGCTCATCGGGGCTAAGTCACCGGACGCTCGCCTATGTTCTTGGCTTTGCAGGTATTGCGTGTTGCGTCGCGATGTCGATGCCGCAGGTACATATCGTGGCACTCTGTGTCGATATGGGCTTTGGACCTGCCGTCGGAGCCGAGATGTTGTCGCTCATGCTACTGGGCGGGGTTGGTTCGCGCATATTGTCCGGTCTGTTGGCCGACCGCTTGGGCGGCGTGCGGACCCTTCTGATCGGGTCGACCCTCCAAGGCATCGCTTTGTTTTTATACCTGCCGGCGGGTGGCCTCGTGTCGCTTTACATCGTCAGTCTGGTTTTCGGTCTGTCCCAAGGCGGTATCGTGCCCAGCTATGCACTGATCGTGCGCGAGTACATGCCGGCTCGCGAAGCGGGGGCTCGCGTTGGATTTGTCCTGATGGCGACGATTATGGGAATGGCGCTGGGGGGCTGGGTGTCCGGTCAGATTTACGACTGGACGGGGTCTTATCAGTGGGCATTCATCAACGGGATCGTCTGGAACGGCTTCAACATTGCGATCATGGTTTGGCTGTTGCTGCGCAGCAGACCGCGTTCGCCGGGCCTTACGTCTTCTGGGCCCGCGCCTCGGCCAGCCTGA
- a CDS encoding rhodanese-related sulfurtransferase, whose amino-acid sequence MYTIAALYHFTRFADPAALKPALLELCLSQDVKGTLLLANEGVNGTISGPRAGIDAVIAHLRGLPGCADLEWKEATSETPPFPRMKVRIKREIVTMGQPDVDPASKVGNYVAPQDWNALIQSPDVAVIDTRNDYEVAIGTFEGAIDPQTKSFGEFPEWWEQNKHRFHNKKVAMFCTGGIRCEKSTNYLLGQGVEDVFHLKGGILKYLEEVPQEESTWEGNCFVFDARVSVGHGLREGDHVLCHGCRQPILPADMERPEYEQGVSCHKCIDQTSDWDKDRFRERQKQIRLAEARAQKT is encoded by the coding sequence ATGTACACAATCGCCGCGCTTTATCATTTCACCCGCTTTGCCGATCCCGCAGCGCTCAAGCCTGCGCTGTTGGAATTATGCCTGTCACAGGATGTCAAAGGCACACTGCTGCTTGCAAACGAGGGCGTTAACGGCACCATTTCTGGCCCGCGGGCCGGTATTGATGCAGTGATCGCACATTTGCGCGGCCTGCCAGGCTGTGCCGATCTGGAATGGAAAGAAGCGACGTCTGAAACCCCGCCGTTTCCCCGTATGAAGGTCCGCATCAAACGCGAGATCGTGACCATGGGCCAGCCGGATGTTGATCCGGCCAGCAAAGTCGGAAACTACGTTGCGCCACAGGATTGGAATGCACTGATCCAAAGCCCTGACGTGGCGGTCATTGATACCCGCAACGATTACGAAGTTGCGATTGGCACCTTTGAGGGGGCGATTGACCCACAGACCAAGAGTTTTGGCGAATTTCCCGAATGGTGGGAGCAGAACAAGCACCGGTTTCACAACAAGAAGGTCGCAATGTTCTGTACCGGCGGCATCCGCTGTGAAAAATCGACCAACTATCTGCTTGGGCAAGGGGTTGAAGATGTTTTCCACCTCAAGGGCGGCATTTTGAAATATCTTGAAGAAGTCCCGCAAGAAGAGAGCACCTGGGAAGGCAACTGTTTTGTCTTTGATGCGCGTGTGAGCGTCGGACACGGTCTGCGCGAAGGCGACCATGTACTATGCCACGGTTGCCGCCAGCCTATTCTGCCCGCAGATATGGAGCGGCCCGAATACGAGCAGGGCGTAAGCTGTCACAAATGCATTGATCAGACATCAGATTGGGACAAAGACCGGTTCCGTGAGCGTCAGAAACAGATCAGGCTGGCCGAGGCGCGGGCCCAGAAGACGTAA
- the pncA gene encoding bifunctional nicotinamidase/pyrazinamidase — protein sequence MHALIVIDVQNDFCPGGALAVSGGDEIVAGINTLMSEFEAVILTQDWHPSGHSSFASSHTGCQPMELIEMPYGPQVLWPDHCIQGSDGAAFHPALNQDRADLIIRKGYNPAIDSYSAFFENDHQTPTGLEGYLRTRGIDRVTMVGLALDFCVHYSAVDAAKLGFDVVVKQDLCRAIDVNGSLAAAKDAMKSAGVSFG from the coding sequence ATGCACGCGCTTATTGTCATCGACGTTCAGAACGATTTTTGTCCGGGCGGCGCGCTGGCTGTGTCAGGAGGAGACGAGATCGTCGCTGGCATCAATACACTGATGTCGGAGTTCGAGGCTGTTATCCTCACGCAAGACTGGCATCCCTCCGGACATTCCTCTTTTGCGTCTTCTCACACTGGTTGCCAGCCGATGGAACTGATCGAGATGCCTTACGGACCGCAGGTTCTGTGGCCCGACCACTGCATTCAAGGTAGCGACGGGGCGGCGTTTCATCCGGCACTGAATCAGGACCGTGCCGATTTGATCATTCGAAAGGGCTATAATCCGGCCATCGACAGCTATTCCGCATTCTTCGAAAACGACCATCAGACGCCAACAGGACTTGAAGGATATCTGCGGACGCGCGGTATTGACCGGGTGACCATGGTTGGCCTCGCACTGGATTTTTGCGTTCACTATTCGGCTGTTGATGCTGCAAAACTGGGGTTCGATGTCGTAGTGAAGCAGGATTTGTGTCGCGCAATTGATGTGAATGGCTCACTCGCAGCCGCAAAGGATGCGATGAAAAGCGCGGGCGTTTCCTTCGGCTGA